The Lathyrus oleraceus cultivar Zhongwan6 chromosome 5, CAAS_Psat_ZW6_1.0, whole genome shotgun sequence genome includes the window ATTGTgatagctgctaacaggaattaGCCTTTGATGCATTTAGATGCGAAATATGCATTTTTGAATGGCCCATTGTAAGAAGAGGTATACGTGTCACAAACTCCTGGATTTATGAAAAAGAATCGGGAAGGGGTGGTGTACAGGTTACATAAATCgttgtatggactgaaacaagctcctagaggttggaatttgaaaattgattcacTTTTCAAGCTTCAAGGATTCAGAAAGTGTGAGATGGAGTATAATGTCTATGTTCAACATACTTCTGAAAGAAATATAGTTCTAGTATATATGCATGTTGATGATATATTGCTAACAGGAAGTTGTGAACATGAGATAGCTAAGGTcaagaaggtgttgatgaatgagtttgagatgatTGATATAGGAAATATGACATATTTTCTAGGGATGAAGATTTTGTACTCTGAGAAGGGTATCATTCTGCATCAGTTGAAGTATGAACTTGAACTTCAGAAGATATTTGAAATACAAAATTGTAAGGTTGTGCTCACACCTTCAGAAATAAATCAAAAATTGGATTCTGATCCTGAAGGTGATGATGTAAATGCTATAAATTTCAAGCAGTTGGTTGGATCTCTaaggtatttgtgtaataccatACCTGATACTTGCTATGTAGTTGGAATGGTTAGTATGTTCATGAGTAAACTAAATTGGTCTCATTACCAAGATGCTATCAGGATTCTTAGGTATATTAAAgggactctgaagtatggagtGTTGTTCCCTTCTGGTGAAAAGGCTAATTCAGAGCTGATGTGTTACTCAgactctgattggtgtggagacagagttgaaAAAAATGTACTTCTGGATATTTGTTTAAGTATATGGGAGgtcctatttcttggtgttccaaaAAGCAACCAGTTGTTGCTTTCTAAACCCATGAATTTGAATACATTGCAGGTACTGTGGTTGCATGTCAAGTTGTTTGGCTTTTGAATTTactgcaggatctgaagatcaaggtaAACAAGCCTAAGAAGCTGATGAATGATAACAAATttgcaatcaatcttgccaagaacccagtgttgcatgggagaagcaagcatattgagactaagtatcaCTTTCCGAGAAGTCAGGTTCAAAATGAAGTGCTAAAAGTTATGCATTGTAGCACCCATAAATAACTGGTAGATGTTCTGACGAAAGTAttcaagactgatcaatttctcaaCTTGAGGGATGGAATTGATGTTGTTAGTTTTGATTAGTcgaatatgaattaagggatgatgtTATAAATAATTCATATTCAATAGTAGTAGTATTAGTTTTTGTTAAGCTTAACCTAGCTATTATAGGTTAGCATTTTGCCTACGTGACATTATTGTTTGTATATATAAATAAGTGTAGCTGTCAACACTTGTGTATAATGGGTGTGCGTAACCATTTGTTGTAACTATTTGTAAGATTAATGGAAGTTTATTATTTAAATGCCttttcttctctctctctctctctctctctctctctctctctctctctctctctctctctctctctctctctctctctctctctctctatatatatatatatatatatatatatatatatatatatatatatatatatatatatatatatatatatatatatatatatatatatatatatatatatatatatatatatatatatatatatatatatatattcttccatcttcatcttcttcaccttgtgcaccaacaatgAAGTGGTTTCCATGGGAAAATGGATGACAACAATAATGTTATTATTACGAGAATCATGAATATGCATGCTGCTAATTGTGAGAGTTTAGAAATGTCTTAAATTGTTGATGGTTAAAATTATTTGTTGCAGTTCACTCATTGATGGAGTATCTAAAGTTTGGTTTAAGGTTATCATTTGGTTTTACTAGGAACCACTAGAAAAACAATGATTAGTGGTGACTAAAATATTATGCCAACGCTCTAAAAATTGACTTTAACTTTAACTTAGTGTTCACTTAACATCTTTGTCGGGCATGTGTTTAAAACGAGGGTAGATAATGTTAGCCTCGGCTATAAGATAGCTGACTCTAACCTATCCTCAATCTAGTCTAGTTTAAGACAAACACtattgatcagtcaccatttgtgCTATAGTTATTATCATTTTAACAGGTGAAAATAGGCGAATTATTTACATTTTTCATATAGTTTGAATGTTTTATATGTCAGTTTCTTTGATTTCGTATTTATCTATGTTTTAATCATTCCTGGTATTTTTGATCTTTTTGGGAAGATTAATGTGTTTTGTAGGTTGGAGGAAGTCAATGATATGGTCTGAAAATTCTCCATGTTCCTTTTTCGACCATATCATTGACTTCCTCCAACCTACAAAACACGTTAACCTTcccaaaaaaatcaaaaatacaAAGAATGATTAAAACGTAGATAAATATGAAATTAAAGAAACAAACATATAAACCACTTAAACTATATGAAAAATACAAATAACTCGTCTACTTTCACATGTTAAAATGATAATAACTATAGCATAAATGATGACTGATTACAACTCCAAACTTGGCctgttgcttgtcctcaagcaactTTAAGAACAAAGAACTAATGTCACCCCCAAGTGAAAGAAAAACTTTTCACGTACCACAATACCTCTAAAATCTTCCATGGCTCTCATTTGTTGCTACCTTCGGTTTTTGCTAGATTATAGAGGTAGATTGATTGGCCACACCTTCACTTGAAAGTGTTGCTTCACCTGTCAACTCAACtcacactctcaccaaatctctcgggtGTTAATATGTTTTACACTCAAAATTCATAGTACGCAATATCATATCGTAAACTTGAATAAATTGTCTTTTGATGTGAAGGTGCACGACGCACACTTTTTGAGGCATTTATGGTTGTAATGGGGGTATGGTTAAGATGGGATAACTTTGGCAAAGTAGGCTAAGGTTCAGAGTCAATATGATCGTTATCTTCACTATGCTCATTCTGATGGACTAATGCTGAAAATATTTCTTGCACTCGTCCTTTAGGATCAACTGTTATCGAGGCATCAACTTTTGGATTTATCTTTATTTTCAATATTCGCTGACTTCTCATTCTTTCGAGTTCCCTActgattatttttattttattttttttcaatttgacttttcaaattttcatcttttgtttttcttcttttctttttaatcACTGAGTGCCCTCATTTGTACTAACGTTGCACAactaccccaaacttaaaggttggTATCCCTACAACACCCCCAAACTTAGAATGAACATAGATCTGATAACTCACAAAAATATTCTGAACATGATGGGAAAGTGTTTGGTACATGAGTTAATATGATGTGGTTTTTAAAGCAAACAAATGGATGGAGttaacaatggataataataaaaatgatgGTTAGAAAGGCTTAGGGGTAATAACAAAAATGTGTCTCAATGTGTGTAATCATGCAACCGAAATCAGAAAGTAACTTACGTAAGTTCTGAATGATAAAGACATACATGAATGCTCTCTTATGATGTACATTGTGTTTGGATTTTTCTGCTCTCATCATGTTGGGTAGAGCTGACAACCTCCGCAATACCTCTTGCTCGATGTGACTTCTCAATCAGTTGTGGTAAATCTGCTCAACCTTCAGTCCAACTCAATTAAACCAATCAGATTATTTAAAAGTATATAATAAAATATTTTGGCGAGTTAACATGCACAGAGGACACACATGCATTTAATCTTGGTACTTTTACACACAACCACTAAAGCTATAATTATCATATTACTAGATGAAAGTAAAAATAACTAGAAAATAAACCAACTTAAAACAATCAAAActaaaaaattaatataaaattaaaCACTATAAAAAAACTACAGATACCTCCCTTGGGTTGGCTTCCAAGAAGCGCTCATTTACCGTCATTAGCTTGACGCCTCATTCCATGTTAGAGTGACATATATGACACAAAATAACACatcttgttttttttttccttttgtttggtAGCAATCCCATGAACTTTATGATGTTGCTTCCAAATCATTTTCAGTTTGATTTTAGTGAACAAGACATAAATGACATCCAATACTTTATGAATTTCTTGTCTCTCATCTGTCTTGTTAAAATAGTTTTTAAGGATACTCTTTTGTTGAAGATTTTCTTGTTGGATGTCTACATCTTCACAAATTGTTAAATTTGGATTTTCATCCATAACTATATCATCTTCAAGTTATCTTCTTTCTCCTTCCTCATATTTTTTGTTTATCTCAAATTTCTCTATTCTTAATGTATCTTTCTCATATGATGTCAtgcatttttcttcttcttccacACATTCTTCTTCCAACCTTAATTCCCGTCAAATAGAACTATCTGGATAAAAGTTAACTTCCTTACATTCATTCATAAGAATTCTTATCTCCCTCTTATAAGCTTTAAAAGTTATAGTCACCTAAAATGATTCCCGAATCAGGCGACTAACATGCAGGAGATACATGTGACAATGTATAATATAAAAATTGTAGaataaaattttaatataacaatttttatttttattttattttattttttctataaaatcaaataaataacGTGTAAAATTTACTTTTCCTTATCATTTCATCTTCTCTTGCTTTCTACTCCTGAGTGAACTAAAAATATTGTCAATTAAACTACTACCAACAATAAAATAATCTTTATATATATAAAATCGAATGAAAATTGATGTAAATATTGAAATATTTTAACTTTCTTTAAgttttattcttttcttgaaaattttaaaaatacaTTTCTATTTATATTTTATACTAAAACAAGATATTTCTTTTCATAGAATTTATTgattaaaatttttaaatttaCAATCAAACAAGACATTCTTTTCACATaagtttaaaaaaaattattaccaCAAGTGCAATATAATTATAAAACCCAATAGTATATACCTATAGATTAGATTCAGAAAATTTCggtaaaaaaaaaaaagttagattcagaaaataaaaaataaatttgtCCAGAAAAACAAAACGAAAGAAAATAAAATTTTGAATGAAGGAGTTTCCCTCCATAGGGTTTCAATTACATTTCGCACGTGTCACTTTATCATTGGTTTTCTTCTTGGTCCAAACAAGAACGTTATATAGCGGCTTCAAATTTCGATCTTCTTCTGGAAGCCATTGAAAACCAGttccattttcaaaatcaaatcttcaatctctctctttttactttAACACCATGAAGAAGACAACTCGTAGATCCAAGCAATCTACTCCCGTCGATGTCGCGGCTTCATTCGCAATCGAAAAGCAACATTATGAAGAGAGGATTCGCCAACTCGAACAAGAGAACAATGCATATGAGGTCAGTGTTTGAATTTCATCGCGTATTGTTCGTTTTGGATCTGGATTATGATAGGTTTAGAAGTTTTTGTATAGATAATGTTTGGAATTTTTGAAACTGAGATTGTTGATTTCTTAGGGATTTTGATACTGAGATGGTTTAATTCAATTTCTTAAACTTGATGATGTATTATTTACTGTAGTTGAATATTAATTGATGAAGAGGAAATGATTTATTGGTGTTGTGTAATTTGGCAGACTGAGAATGCAGAATTGAAGAAACTAAAGGGGGATGATTCTTCAGATTCTAATGATGGAGTTGAGAAGCTTAAGAAAGAATATCTTCAGAAGCTGAATTTACTTGAAGACCAGGTAAACATTAGTTTCGAGTGGGAAATGATAAATGATAAATGTCAGGGTAAGATTGTAATATGTGCTTTTCTGCTATGCTGTTGCAGGTATCAGAATTGAAGAAAAAACTGGGATCTCAATCCCAATTTTCAACTCATAGGAAAAAGGCCGATGAGTCGACTAGGCAATTGCAATATGAGATTCAGAATTTGAAGGCTCAGAAGGTGAGATTGCTTGAATGTTCTCTTTAATCTTTTGTTTTAGTGCTGTTTTTTGGTTTTGCCAAGTTTTCTTTAGCTTTGGGTATTGAAAGGTTGTGTGTGCATATAGGCCAAACTGCAATATACGAACAAGTTAGAGTCTGTGCGATTCAGGCTAAGCAAGGCCTTACTTGAAAAAGAAGTTCTCCAGGTATGTTTTTAACCTTATCTTACATCATGATTGAGATTTGGACTGAGAAAAATCTGAGTAATAATGTAATAGTGCTTATGTATGTTATCGGTATAATTTGATTCAGTGGTTTTACCTTTATCTAGTATATTTATCTTTTGGAAATATGTTTCTGTGTATAATTAGCTTAAGAAGGAAGGAAGAAGGAATGAAATCAAGACTTGCAGTTTGCTGACTTCTATTGAGAGGCTTAAAATGGTTAGTTTGTAGGATCTTACTCCAGGCTTTTTATGCTCTCATGGTTGTTACTATAGTCTTGTTTTTTAATACATGTTACTTTTCTCTCGTTTTTTCTTACATAAGGTATTGCAACGGAAGACTGAGGAAGCTTCTGTTGCTATCAAGCGTCTAAGAGATATGATAGCTGCACGAAAAGCTACATCAAATCGATCATCAGGTTGGAAGATCTGAATATATGTTTAGTTTGAATGATAAATTATTTAACTAGTGTTTGCCCGGTTACATTCATTCATTTCCTTGCGTTATTTGCTGTTTTTCATGTAGGTGCCAAAAATAAAAGTAGTCAAGTAATTCAGGTAATTCCCCATCTACTTAATTGTTTGTTGTTTGCATATAAATCAAACAACATACGATACAATGTTATTTAAGGTCGATAGGCAGTCACTTCGATCTGATGTATATATAATGACTGGTGCAGGATGCTGAGCATGAACTTGAAGTCACAACTCAGCTGCACAAGTTATGTTCCCAATACGAATCCAAAATTGAAAAGTAAGTCACTCCTATTGTGTTAGATTTTGCGATGATTTTACTTCAGGAAAGTCTGTGTATAATTTGGTTTGAACTGTCAATAACAATGATTGTCATATACTCTTAGCAATTCTGTTGGAGACTTAGATTAGAGGTGCCATTTTATTTATCTTTTATTATTTGTTGGCTCTACATTCTTCAAATGTTTTTGAGGTCTTTGTAGCTTGGACATTTGGTTTTTGTTACAACTGAATGTGTAATTATATTTGATTGGTGTAGGTAAGAAACTTACATGAGAGGAATATATCTGTaatttgaagaaatttgaagttTTCTTACCTACATCAATCAAATATGATTACACATTCAGTAATTGGTGCATTCTATTATATTTGGTGTAGGTTATAAGAAATATTTGGCTCTGTATTATATTATTCTAACAGCTTGTATGGTCAGGATGATTGAGGAGAATGCACATCTGAAAGAAGAAATTGAAATGCAGAGGCAAGATAATTCAAGGTGAAAACTTTTAGTCGGTTAGATTTTGCCATATTTAATGCTTGAATTCTACGAGATTGTAGTACCAATTATGACTCTCTTAGATGGTGAATTTTAACTCCCTTTATTACTTCAAGGTCTGAGTTACGCGAAGAGGACCTCAACAGCCCGACGAAGGATTATGATGATATTCAAGATTTAAAGGAACAAGTAGACAACCTTAGTTGTCTGCTTAAAGAATTACAATTGCAGAAGGAAAAGAATGAACCCAGGGATAAGAGCCAGGTTTGGGCCATTGACATCAAATTATAACTATATCCGTATATAACATTAGATTCATTTTAAACCAAGTCGTTTACTAGGGAGAAGAAGTAAATTATTTATGAATTACAAGTAAAATAGGTTGCTAATTTCTTAAACTATGGTGTGTTATTCAGAAGGATCTAGCCCATGCTCTTTCTGAAGCAAGTTATGCTACGGCAAAAATGGATACCCTTGAAAGGACTAGTTCAAATGAAAATAGTGTTAAGAGGGGGAGAGCAGATGAAGGGCTTTGCTGTTCTTGTAGTAAGAAGTCCTTATGCAAGACTACAAAGTGCAAATGCCGATCCACTGGTGGGAGCTGTGGACCATCATGTGGCTGCTCACTTTCTAAGTGCACAAATAGGGAGCTAGGCACATTACCAGAAAACGAGTCACTAAAATTAGAAGATTCAGAATGCTCTACAAACAAAGATGGCGAAACTGTGATCGCTTCTGAATGTGCTAAACTACTCCAGAACGCACTTGTTCAAAAACCTGCCAACCAGGTGCCCAAAAAGAAACCGTTATGTGACATTCAGAACTCACTGGTATTCTCCATTCCAACACTCTGATCTCAGTCACCAGAAAAAATTCCTTTATTGCACTTGGCACCTATTTTAATAACATGGTTGAGATATATACAGCTTAAGTTTGAAATGTGCTCTGCAGTTTTCTCAACTTGCTTTCTAATCCAGAGAACAATTTGATTGCAGGGTAACATGGATGCTCAAAAGAAAGGCAGGAAAAAGAATGTCCGGAAGCCAGCAATTCACCTTG containing:
- the LOC127079189 gene encoding uncharacterized mitochondrial protein AtMg00810-like: MEYNVYVQHTSERNIVLVYMHVDDILLTGSCEHEIAKVKKVLMNEFEMIDIGNMTYFLGMKILYSEKGIILHQLKYELELQKIFEIQNCKVVLTPSEINQKLDSDPEGDDVNAINFKQLVGSLRYLCNTIPDTCYVVGMVSMFMSKLNWSHYQDAIRILRYCGCMSSCLAFEFTAGSEDQVHSLMEYLKFGLRLSFGFTRNH
- the LOC127088267 gene encoding kinesin-like protein KIN-4C, with translation MKKTTRRSKQSTPVDVAASFAIEKQHYEERIRQLEQENNAYETENAELKKLKGDDSSDSNDGVEKLKKEYLQKLNLLEDQVSELKKKLGSQSQFSTHRKKADESTRQLQYEIQNLKAQKAKLQYTNKLESVRFRLSKALLEKEVLQLKKEGRRNEIKTCSLLTSIERLKMVLQRKTEEASVAIKRLRDMIAARKATSNRSSGAKNKSSQVIQDAEHELEVTTQLHKLCSQYESKIEKMIEENAHLKEEIEMQRQDNSRSELREEDLNSPTKDYDDIQDLKEQVDNLSCLLKELQLQKEKNEPRDKSQKDLAHALSEASYATAKMDTLERTSSNENSVKRGRADEGLCCSCSKKSLCKTTKCKCRSTGGSCGPSCGCSLSKCTNRELGTLPENESLKLEDSECSTNKDGETVIASECAKLLQNALVQKPANQVPKKKPLCDIQNSLGNMDAQKKGRKKNVRKPAIHLVTKDPMSSSP